Sequence from the Phragmites australis chromosome 6, lpPhrAust1.1, whole genome shotgun sequence genome:
CGGGATTAGGCACAGAAAATGGCATCCGATTATCCAAACGTACCTGTTAATAGGTTCTTGTCGAAGAATACTTCTCCACTTTCCAAGGAAATATCGTTGCATTATTTGCTGCTGAATCTCTGGTTGAACTGCAAAGTACATGCAGTTTGTCCTGCTGACAGTATCACTGTGATGAACAGATGGATTAAGGCACAGCACATGGTGCTAGTGATACAGAAAGTCAGAAACAGTCCAGTCCACCACATAAAATCATCATGcggcaaaaaaaaaggaactttATGCGACTTGACAAATGACAGCCGCCACGTTTCCTTTCGCTACCTGTCAACGCCCTCGATGATGATAATACAACTTCCTGATAAAAAGGCACTTCGCCAATAATGTTCCGTCAATATAAAAACACCAGCTGCTGTAAAGAAAACGGCACGCGGTATTATTTGTATATGAAATACTGGAAAGAAACTACGGGAAAGACATCCCCGGGTGGCTGCCTGAGCCAGCAAGGAAAAAGATGACGCCGGCCTCGGCTAATCGCTCGGTCTCTTCTTGTGCTCTTTGTTTGGTCCTGCGTTCGCGTGTCACACGATGGCGAGTCACGAGACGGATTAACAACTGGGCGGTCAGCAGGGAGTGGGGACGATCGCGGCTACACTCGTGGTTACTCTGTACTTACTCCTTCAGAAATAATAgacgatttttttaaaatcaaattttatgtattttaattcatattcaattaaattataaaaatatttagtgtaggaaaattatataactagcttgacaatttaaactaattCCACATTATAttgttttgtagctataaatgatatttttataaataaatcttagtcaaaattcaatttcGAAGATCGAATTCAAAAGAAATACATATGCTATTTCTAAATAGATGGAGTAGCATGCTGTGGGTGATCTGAGCAGTATTGTTTTGCAAAGATGAACGAATAGTGTGGGAAATTAAGCTGGAACATCGGCGCTCATTGCCTCATTGTTTTGTTGTGTCTCGCCAACCTTAATGAGGGTGcccggggcggggcggggcggggcgggtcTGTTACAGTCGCGACATGGGAGGCTACGACTGTGATGttggttggaacttggaagggCAGCACCACCGCCACTTACTTGTGTTGCACGGAGCCTCGCTGGTTTTTGAGGACACGTGTTGCCTCACGCACGCATGGCGTCGAATGACTACCTCTATCTCCCCTTCCTTTTTGTCGTCTTTTTTACCGACGAGGCCTGAGCATTGACGAGGCCAAGGCCTGAGCACGAACGAGAGTGTGTTGATTGGAGTAGTGTGAatttgtacttctccttactTCCTCGATTCATAAATACATCTTCTTAGAGATAAGATAGAATTTCTAATGTATAGTTTtaacaattattttttattaaaatttatttataaaatctattaaatttgtgatattataaaaatattttaaagataaatctaTGTATATGATTTAAagatttttaaactaaatattttaaaagttattattaatcaaacttttaaaaatttggccaaatttttttcaaaatatatttgTGGCCGGAGGGAGTAGCTGTGAAAGACCGACACGTGACGCTTTGTGGTTGATGCAGCCATTTGCACCCGTGCAAGACAGCTAGCTTAACACACCGATGGTAAGGATTTCGTCGTCAGAGGTCTCGTGCACGATTTCTTTACCTGCTATTCTTTCGTTTGGCTAACTGTGATGCTCGTACGATCGAAACATAAAGGATGCCCTAAGGACTTGTTTGTACAATGCTCTAGAGCTATAAGATAACCTTGAGATTACTAGATCAAATTTAGTTATATCCGTtgtttctctgcaactttgtcCAAGTCCTTAAAGCATATGTGTTAGCAAAACTTATTAgagtatgaaattatttttatgtgatcaattataattacatacatgtatattgGTGGCTTTATATAGTGCCCAAGCTTTAAAAGGTTGACTACATTTACAAAAAAAGATAATGAGCAATGAGAGATGAGATATCTATCCAGGAGAAGTGTTCATGTACGTCTCTTCATTTCATTGTGCCAAATAGATAGATATCCATGTAAGCGTCTCTAAGTCTTAATGCCAGATTGGATAAGCTGAATACTGTCATTTAAACCCTTAACACATCCAGCTCTTTTCCTTACAAAATCCAATTCAATCTGCACACTTCTATCATTGTCGTACTATTAGATATGACCAAACGCCTCTATCAAGAAACTAGTAGCCATATCTCGGTTATACATCCACGAACGATCAAGTGACAGGAATCACACAAATCACATAATGTGCTAAACCCGTAGGCCTTGAGCTTGGAATGCAAGAACTGATCCTAGCTCAGTTGGTGGAAGGTACGAGCTTAGGGACAGAAATTTCAGAGTACAGTAATATAATTTGCAGAATCTAGATTACTGCGTTCCAAGCGGCAAGGAAAATACATTGAACTTATTAAACTTACTCTCTTCCTACGACTAGGGCATGTGTTATTTACAATGCACCATATATACACGGAGCTACAAAATTTCCTATCCTCGATCGGTCTCAATGGCTCAATGCACCATCCTTAAGCTAGGGATCTGGTGCAGCGAGCTGCTAGCGATCGAGCTGCAGTTGAACACATCCTCGAAGCATCCCACGGAGGGCATCCGCGGCggaggcaccgccggcagcACCTCCGTTGCCGCCACTTCCTCCTGCACGTCGTCAACGTCTTCTCCTATGACCGGCGCAGCTGTGCCGTCGTCAACGCCTTCTCCTACGGCCGTCGCTGCCCTGTCATCGTCCACCTGCAGGGTCGTGTCATCTTCCCGCGCACTGATCGGTGCTGGAAGCGGAGTCGCGGTGAACGCAGATTCGTCCTCGCGCTCGACGAACTGCATGGTAAGGCGGCCTGCGCGGCACCAGGCGCGGATGCACCCCGGACGCACGACGGGCACCATCCTGATCACGAGCCTCCCGTCGTCGGTGCGTGTCCGCCTCAGCGCGCCCCGCGCAACCAGCGACGGGATGGGCGGGGGCAGCCAGTGCCTCGGGCACCGCCGTCCGTACGATACCCAGCACCCCTCCTCATCATCCATGTGTatgttctcctcctcctcctcctcctttgctTTCATGTTCTTCTCCTCGTCGTTAATGCTCGCCACGTCGCGGCTTCCGTGGACGTCCTCACCACCGCGACAGCGTGGGGACGCCAACGCCACGACCGCCCGCGTAACGACGCCGGGGGCGCCATCCGGCACGACGAGCAGGGAGCGGAGGCCGGGGATCGGGGGGCTGAATTTCTCGGCGGAGTAGGGGCCGGACAGCAGCATCATTGGATGGGTAACGGGATCGGATGGAATTGGATAGCTCGCAGAAACGACCGAAGCGATCGGCCGAGGAGCTGAAGCGCGCGCGGGCGGGCGTATAGTTATTCCGAGGGGGGTTGACGCGCGTTTTATACGTGGGCGTAGCGGAGCGGAGGGGCGCGTTCACTCTATGTATCTCCGGGAAGGCAGGAAGTCGCGGGCGCCCGTGCGTCCGTGACGAGTAGGCTCGCCGCGCGCTTTGCCAAAACGCCCGTGCGCCCGGCCAATTAATAACCCGCCGGCCGGGGCCGTCCCGTCTCAGGGACTTCCGATTCT
This genomic interval carries:
- the LOC133920368 gene encoding uncharacterized protein LOC133920368 is translated as MMLLSGPYSAEKFSPPIPGLRSLLVVPDGAPGVVTRAVVALASPRCRGGEDVHGSRDVASINDEEKNMKAKEEEEEENIHMDDEEGCWVSYGRRCPRHWLPPPIPSLVARGALRRTRTDDGRLVIRMVPVVRPGCIRAWCRAGRLTMQFVEREDESAFTATPLPAPISAREDDTTLQVDDDRAATAVGEGVDDGTAAPVIGEDVDDVQEEVAATEVLPAVPPPRMPSVGCFEDVFNCSSIASSSLHQIPSLRMVH